The following proteins are co-located in the Dromiciops gliroides isolate mDroGli1 chromosome 2, mDroGli1.pri, whole genome shotgun sequence genome:
- the ZNF217 gene encoding zinc finger protein 217 isoform X2, which produces MPTQPLLAYIDGPDVIASTVDSRMEINDASISIKGTNTISYKNLQDKFLIQAEGCMPLDCMFCEQTFKHPEDLSKHVLMQHRPTLCEPAVLRVEAEYLSPLDKSQVRTESLKDNGKENEEFSCEVCGQTFGGAFDVETHMKKHKDSFTYWCSVCGRRFKEPWFLKNHMRTHTGKPGSRNKLQQGLDSPITINEVVQDQVAEIVTSPYKICMVCGFLFPNKESLIEHSKVHTKESVSTSEIQTIDSREGGMSSQREEFLQFLNLRPNPIPEKIKKPAKWIAELDPFNTYQAWQLATKGKVAVGRGEVKEPGQEGSTDNDDSCSDKEELGEIWNANKSQKSKTNKNSCAGIGLSQDKEKSKHTSGEVPSMDVDPKLTHNKEKPTHCSECGKVFRTYHQLVLHSRVHKRERRTDAESPTSVEGRQHRTYSPDLATALDENGTMDRVEGGSEDGSEDGLSEVLHLGEKPYKCEFCEYAAAQKTSLRYHLERHHKDKQIDITTEVKTDGKNSLLSRETEDMLLTTDGAQTKNLKRLFDGAKDTKGCTPAKQNKEMPSAFQNVLGSVHSTINKDTQDSSKNSVDDSSDKMNKSVVTPYLDKLKKKSLIEPQANNPVYKTEKDILSGRGDTIHESEVNSTGEMKESTPNCKHKPNMDFEEKPLNLSIGSTQECATVSVSRGLLATSTCPFCTYRTFYPEVLVMHQRLMHKYNPDVHKNGRNKSSVKSRRTGCPPALLGKDVPPLSTNSHKSKISLVTQSKSLHPEKGKQCPPLTSKIPLSSGIDSSTLAPSNLKSHRPQQNIGAQAGVIRQQSEMLSKTGASPVPDRIKRPEAKLKSLSMSPQPGIVGSNVNGSFDYPLKSDSPWSSNQGREYFCNRNVGNVNVEFGEPSSKRVKSNVVALELDSATVANYRREYDINRYRVANRIANLLPQDCPCPPASVLPTKQGLLNSNEVDSPNVLTVLKSYEPYGPGPLYSSCGSSGSQASSSAIEGKRPMSYQQLSNSMLQKRNYENLITNTHYRPNDKKT; this is translated from the exons ATGCCAACTCAACCTCTCTTAGCCTATATTGATGGGCCAGATGTTATAGCCAGTACAGTTGATTCCCGTATGGAAATTAATGATGCATCAATATCAATCAAAGGGACCAACACAATTTCTTACAAAAACCTGCAGGATAAATTTTTGATACAAGCAGAAGGATGTATGCCTTTGGACTGTATGTTTTGTGAACAGACTTTTAAACATCCAGAAGATCTTAGTAAACATGTCTTAATGCAACATCGACCTACACTTTGTGAACCAGCAGTTCTCCGTGTTGAAGCTGAGTATCTTAGTCCTCTTGACAAAAGTCAAGTGAGAACAGAGTCTCTGAAGGATAAtggtaaagaaaatgaagagttcaGCTGTGAAGTCTGTGGGCAAACATTTGGTGGAGCTTTTGATGTTGAGACCCACATGAAAAAACATAAGGACTCTTTCACTTACTGGTGTAGTGTATGTGGAAGAAGATTCAAAGAACCTTGGTTCCTTAAAAATCACATGAGAACACACACTGGCAAACCTGGGTCCAGAAACAAACTACAGCAAGGCTTAGATAGTCCAATAACAATAAATGAAGTTGTACAGGATCAAGTAGCTGAAATTGTCACATCGCCTTACAAAATCTGCATGGTTTGTGGCTTCCTATTTCCAAATAAAGAAAGCCTAATTGAGCACAGTAAAGTACACACCAAAGAGTCTGTTTCTACTAGTGAAATACAAACTATTGACTCGCGTGAAGGAGGAatgtcatctcagagggaagaatttcttcaatttctaaaTTTGAGACCAAACCCAATAcctgaaaaaattaagaaacctGCAAAATGGATTGCTGAGTTAGATCCATTTAATACATACCAAGCATGGCAGTTGGCTACCAAAGGCAAAGTTGCTGTTGGCCGTGGAGAAGTGAAAGAACCAGGACAAGAAGGAAGTACAGACAATGATGATTCATGTTCCGATAAAGAAGAACTTGGAGAGATTTGGAATGCCAATAAAAGCCAGAagtccaaaacaaataaaaacagttgTGCAGGAATTGGCCTTTcacaagacaaagaaaagagtAAACACACTAGTGGTGAAGTGCCTTCAATGGATGTGGATCCCAAATTAACACATAATAAAGAGAAACCAACACATTGCTCAGAGTGTGGCAAGGTTTTTAGAACATACCATCAGCTAGTCCTTCATTCAAGAgttcataaaagagaaaggagaactgATGCTGAATCTCCAACTTCTgttgagggaagacaacacagaacATATTCTCCAGATTTAGCCACAGCTCTAGATGAAAATGGAACAATGGATCGAGTGGAAGGTGGTTCTGAAGATGGATCAGAAGATGGACTTTCTGAAGTACTTCATTTAG GTGAAAAACCATACAAATGTGAATTTTGTGAATATGCTGCAGCTCAGAAAACCTCTCTGAGGTATCATCTGGAGAGACATCACAAGGACAAGCAAATTGATATTACCACTGAAGTGAAGACTGATGGCAAAAACTCACTACTGAGTCGAGAAACTGAAGATATGCTGTTAACAACTGATGGTGCTCAAACCAAAAATTTGAAAAGGCTTTTTGATGGTGCCAAAGATACTAAAGGCTGTACacctgcaaaacaaaataaagaaatgccTTCTGCCTTTCAAAATGTTTTGGGAAGTGTACATTCAACCATAAACAAGGATACTCAGGATTCCAGTAAAAACTCAGTTGATGACAGTTCTGATAAAATGAACAAAAGTGTAGTCACTCCATACTTggacaaattaaaaaagaaatcactaaTTGAACCTCAGGCAAATAACCCTGTTTATAAAACAGAGAAGGACATTCTTTCTGGCAGAGGAGATACTATCCATGAAAGCGAAGTAAATAGCACAGGTGAAATGAAAGAGAGTACTCCTAACTGCAAACATAAACCAAACATGGACTTTGAGGAAAAGCCTTTGAATTTGTCCATTGGGTCTACCCAAGAATGTGCCACTGTTTCTGTCAGCAGAGGTTTATTAGCAACAAGCACCTGTCCATTTTGTACTTACAGAACATTTTACCCAGAAGTTCTAGTGATGCATCAGAGATTAATGCACAAATACAATCCTGACGTTCATAAAAATGGTAGAAATAAGTCTTCAGTCAAAAGTAGGCGTACTGGATGCCCACCAGCTTTACTTGGAAAAGATGTGCCTCCCTTATCTACTAATTCTCATAAATCTAAGATTTCTCTAGTAACTCAGTCAAAGTCactgcatccagagaaagggaagcagtgCCCACCCTTGACAAGCAAAATTCCACTTTCTTCAGGAATAGACTCTAGCACTTTAGCCCCTAGTAACCTGAAGTCTCACAGACCACAGCAGAATATTGGCGCTCAAGCAGGTGTGATTAGACAGCAGTCAGAAATGCTTTCGAAAACCGGTGCTTCTCCAGTCCCTGACAGAATAAAAAGACCAGAGGCAAAATTAAAATCTTTGAGCATGTCTCCTCAGCCTGGCATAGTAGGCAGTAATGTCAATGGTTCCTTTGACTATCCTCTTAAAAGTGACTCTCCGTGGTCTAGTAATCAAGGACGAGAATATTTCTGCAATCGAAATGTAGGCAATGTCAATGTGGAATTTGGTGAACCATCTTCAAAAAGAGTGAAATCTAATGTCGTTGCTCTTGAACTTGACTCTGCAACAGTAGCCAATTACAGAAGAGAATATGATATCAACAGATACCGTGTTGCAAACAGAATTGCAAATCTATTACCTCAGGATTGTCCGTGTCCACCTGCATCAGTGTTGCCAACCAAGCAAGggctcctgaattcaaatgaagTTGATTCTCCAAATGTACTGACTGTCCTAAAATCCTATGAGCCATATGGTCCTGGACCACTCTATAGTTCTTGTGGATCTAGTGGTAGTCAAGCATCAAGCTCTGCAATAGAAG
- the ZNF217 gene encoding zinc finger protein 217 isoform X1 codes for MPTQPLLAYIDGPDVIASTVDSRMEINDASISIKGTNTISYKNLQDKFLIQAEGCMPLDCMFCEQTFKHPEDLSKHVLMQHRPTLCEPAVLRVEAEYLSPLDKSQVRTESLKDNGKENEEFSCEVCGQTFGGAFDVETHMKKHKDSFTYWCSVCGRRFKEPWFLKNHMRTHTGKPGSRNKLQQGLDSPITINEVVQDQVAEIVTSPYKICMVCGFLFPNKESLIEHSKVHTKESVSTSEIQTIDSREGGMSSQREEFLQFLNLRPNPIPEKIKKPAKWIAELDPFNTYQAWQLATKGKVAVGRGEVKEPGQEGSTDNDDSCSDKEELGEIWNANKSQKSKTNKNSCAGIGLSQDKEKSKHTSGEVPSMDVDPKLTHNKEKPTHCSECGKVFRTYHQLVLHSRVHKRERRTDAESPTSVEGRQHRTYSPDLATALDENGTMDRVEGGSEDGSEDGLSEVLHLDKNEDGLERGKIKHLASSRECSYCGKYFRSNYYLNIHLRTHTGEKPYKCEFCEYAAAQKTSLRYHLERHHKDKQIDITTEVKTDGKNSLLSRETEDMLLTTDGAQTKNLKRLFDGAKDTKGCTPAKQNKEMPSAFQNVLGSVHSTINKDTQDSSKNSVDDSSDKMNKSVVTPYLDKLKKKSLIEPQANNPVYKTEKDILSGRGDTIHESEVNSTGEMKESTPNCKHKPNMDFEEKPLNLSIGSTQECATVSVSRGLLATSTCPFCTYRTFYPEVLVMHQRLMHKYNPDVHKNGRNKSSVKSRRTGCPPALLGKDVPPLSTNSHKSKISLVTQSKSLHPEKGKQCPPLTSKIPLSSGIDSSTLAPSNLKSHRPQQNIGAQAGVIRQQSEMLSKTGASPVPDRIKRPEAKLKSLSMSPQPGIVGSNVNGSFDYPLKSDSPWSSNQGREYFCNRNVGNVNVEFGEPSSKRVKSNVVALELDSATVANYRREYDINRYRVANRIANLLPQDCPCPPASVLPTKQGLLNSNEVDSPNVLTVLKSYEPYGPGPLYSSCGSSGSQASSSAIEGKRPMSYQQLSNSMLQKRNYENLITNTHYRPNDKKT; via the exons ATGCCAACTCAACCTCTCTTAGCCTATATTGATGGGCCAGATGTTATAGCCAGTACAGTTGATTCCCGTATGGAAATTAATGATGCATCAATATCAATCAAAGGGACCAACACAATTTCTTACAAAAACCTGCAGGATAAATTTTTGATACAAGCAGAAGGATGTATGCCTTTGGACTGTATGTTTTGTGAACAGACTTTTAAACATCCAGAAGATCTTAGTAAACATGTCTTAATGCAACATCGACCTACACTTTGTGAACCAGCAGTTCTCCGTGTTGAAGCTGAGTATCTTAGTCCTCTTGACAAAAGTCAAGTGAGAACAGAGTCTCTGAAGGATAAtggtaaagaaaatgaagagttcaGCTGTGAAGTCTGTGGGCAAACATTTGGTGGAGCTTTTGATGTTGAGACCCACATGAAAAAACATAAGGACTCTTTCACTTACTGGTGTAGTGTATGTGGAAGAAGATTCAAAGAACCTTGGTTCCTTAAAAATCACATGAGAACACACACTGGCAAACCTGGGTCCAGAAACAAACTACAGCAAGGCTTAGATAGTCCAATAACAATAAATGAAGTTGTACAGGATCAAGTAGCTGAAATTGTCACATCGCCTTACAAAATCTGCATGGTTTGTGGCTTCCTATTTCCAAATAAAGAAAGCCTAATTGAGCACAGTAAAGTACACACCAAAGAGTCTGTTTCTACTAGTGAAATACAAACTATTGACTCGCGTGAAGGAGGAatgtcatctcagagggaagaatttcttcaatttctaaaTTTGAGACCAAACCCAATAcctgaaaaaattaagaaacctGCAAAATGGATTGCTGAGTTAGATCCATTTAATACATACCAAGCATGGCAGTTGGCTACCAAAGGCAAAGTTGCTGTTGGCCGTGGAGAAGTGAAAGAACCAGGACAAGAAGGAAGTACAGACAATGATGATTCATGTTCCGATAAAGAAGAACTTGGAGAGATTTGGAATGCCAATAAAAGCCAGAagtccaaaacaaataaaaacagttgTGCAGGAATTGGCCTTTcacaagacaaagaaaagagtAAACACACTAGTGGTGAAGTGCCTTCAATGGATGTGGATCCCAAATTAACACATAATAAAGAGAAACCAACACATTGCTCAGAGTGTGGCAAGGTTTTTAGAACATACCATCAGCTAGTCCTTCATTCAAGAgttcataaaagagaaaggagaactgATGCTGAATCTCCAACTTCTgttgagggaagacaacacagaacATATTCTCCAGATTTAGCCACAGCTCTAGATGAAAATGGAACAATGGATCGAGTGGAAGGTGGTTCTGAAGATGGATCAGAAGATGGACTTTCTGAAGTACTTCATTTAG ataaaaatgaagacggcttggaaagaggaaaaattaaacATCTTGCTTCATCCAGAGAGTGTAGCTATTGCGGAAAGTATTTCCGTTCAAATTATTACCTCAATATTCATCTCAGAACTCATACAG GTGAAAAACCATACAAATGTGAATTTTGTGAATATGCTGCAGCTCAGAAAACCTCTCTGAGGTATCATCTGGAGAGACATCACAAGGACAAGCAAATTGATATTACCACTGAAGTGAAGACTGATGGCAAAAACTCACTACTGAGTCGAGAAACTGAAGATATGCTGTTAACAACTGATGGTGCTCAAACCAAAAATTTGAAAAGGCTTTTTGATGGTGCCAAAGATACTAAAGGCTGTACacctgcaaaacaaaataaagaaatgccTTCTGCCTTTCAAAATGTTTTGGGAAGTGTACATTCAACCATAAACAAGGATACTCAGGATTCCAGTAAAAACTCAGTTGATGACAGTTCTGATAAAATGAACAAAAGTGTAGTCACTCCATACTTggacaaattaaaaaagaaatcactaaTTGAACCTCAGGCAAATAACCCTGTTTATAAAACAGAGAAGGACATTCTTTCTGGCAGAGGAGATACTATCCATGAAAGCGAAGTAAATAGCACAGGTGAAATGAAAGAGAGTACTCCTAACTGCAAACATAAACCAAACATGGACTTTGAGGAAAAGCCTTTGAATTTGTCCATTGGGTCTACCCAAGAATGTGCCACTGTTTCTGTCAGCAGAGGTTTATTAGCAACAAGCACCTGTCCATTTTGTACTTACAGAACATTTTACCCAGAAGTTCTAGTGATGCATCAGAGATTAATGCACAAATACAATCCTGACGTTCATAAAAATGGTAGAAATAAGTCTTCAGTCAAAAGTAGGCGTACTGGATGCCCACCAGCTTTACTTGGAAAAGATGTGCCTCCCTTATCTACTAATTCTCATAAATCTAAGATTTCTCTAGTAACTCAGTCAAAGTCactgcatccagagaaagggaagcagtgCCCACCCTTGACAAGCAAAATTCCACTTTCTTCAGGAATAGACTCTAGCACTTTAGCCCCTAGTAACCTGAAGTCTCACAGACCACAGCAGAATATTGGCGCTCAAGCAGGTGTGATTAGACAGCAGTCAGAAATGCTTTCGAAAACCGGTGCTTCTCCAGTCCCTGACAGAATAAAAAGACCAGAGGCAAAATTAAAATCTTTGAGCATGTCTCCTCAGCCTGGCATAGTAGGCAGTAATGTCAATGGTTCCTTTGACTATCCTCTTAAAAGTGACTCTCCGTGGTCTAGTAATCAAGGACGAGAATATTTCTGCAATCGAAATGTAGGCAATGTCAATGTGGAATTTGGTGAACCATCTTCAAAAAGAGTGAAATCTAATGTCGTTGCTCTTGAACTTGACTCTGCAACAGTAGCCAATTACAGAAGAGAATATGATATCAACAGATACCGTGTTGCAAACAGAATTGCAAATCTATTACCTCAGGATTGTCCGTGTCCACCTGCATCAGTGTTGCCAACCAAGCAAGggctcctgaattcaaatgaagTTGATTCTCCAAATGTACTGACTGTCCTAAAATCCTATGAGCCATATGGTCCTGGACCACTCTATAGTTCTTGTGGATCTAGTGGTAGTCAAGCATCAAGCTCTGCAATAGAAG